From Granulicella sp. WH15, the proteins below share one genomic window:
- a CDS encoding CpaF family protein, with product MSADIVPSPAEWTAVDPVQTVYGVPDIIQQQVKSEVHKELIKRLDLNRLDEFRKTRTGQQQLFSLVQHLMGEQSVPLSATERDRLTQEVMDEVFGLGPIEPLLNDPTISDILVNTYNSVYVERRGLLEKTNIVFRDNRHLMHIIDKIVSAVGRRVDESSPMVDARLADGSRVNVIIPPLAIDGPILSIRRFGSTPLVAEDLLRSQMLTRPMLDLLQRAVEVRMNIVVSGGTGAGKTTLLNVLSGFISARERIVTIEDSAELLMKQEHVVRLETRPPNMEGGGGIRQRELVVNALRMRPDRIILGEVRGEETLDMLQAMNTGHEGSLTTVHSNSPRDAIARMETMSMTGSVRLPEKAIRAQIASAIHLIVQVARMSDGSRRITHITELLGLQGEVISMNDIFLFKKDGLSVAGKVKGHFYSTGIMPRFCEKLREAGMSLPHGLMDHMVEI from the coding sequence ATGAGTGCCGATATCGTTCCTAGTCCGGCTGAATGGACCGCAGTTGATCCTGTGCAGACAGTATATGGAGTTCCTGACATTATTCAGCAGCAAGTCAAGTCTGAGGTTCATAAAGAGCTTATAAAACGGCTTGATCTGAATCGGTTGGATGAGTTTAGAAAAACACGTACCGGACAGCAACAGCTTTTTTCTCTTGTACAGCATTTGATGGGCGAACAGAGCGTACCTCTAAGCGCAACGGAGCGAGACAGGCTTACGCAGGAGGTTATGGATGAAGTCTTTGGACTTGGGCCAATCGAGCCACTTCTTAATGACCCTACGATCAGCGATATTCTTGTTAATACTTATAACTCTGTTTATGTGGAGCGACGTGGACTCCTCGAAAAAACGAATATCGTTTTTAGAGATAATAGGCATTTAATGCATATTATCGATAAGATTGTTTCCGCGGTGGGGAGACGCGTAGATGAATCCTCTCCAATGGTGGACGCTCGACTGGCAGATGGGTCCCGTGTAAACGTTATTATTCCTCCGCTCGCTATTGACGGCCCGATCTTATCGATTCGACGTTTTGGAAGTACCCCGCTTGTTGCTGAGGACTTACTACGTTCCCAGATGTTAACAAGGCCAATGTTGGATCTGTTGCAGCGTGCGGTGGAAGTACGCATGAATATTGTGGTATCGGGTGGAACAGGCGCTGGTAAGACAACGCTGCTCAATGTCTTGTCCGGATTTATCTCGGCGCGAGAGCGCATTGTTACGATCGAAGACTCTGCCGAACTTTTAATGAAACAGGAGCACGTCGTGCGCCTGGAGACCAGGCCTCCTAATATGGAAGGCGGCGGGGGAATTCGTCAGCGTGAGTTGGTTGTCAATGCTCTACGTATGCGGCCAGATCGAATTATTCTTGGCGAGGTTCGCGGCGAAGAAACTCTCGACATGCTGCAGGCGATGAATACGGGACATGAGGGGTCATTGACCACGGTGCACTCTAATTCGCCGCGGGATGCTATCGCACGTATGGAAACAATGTCGATGACCGGTAGCGTCCGTCTGCCCGAGAAAGCAATTCGGGCACAGATTGCTTCGGCAATTCATTTGATTGTCCAGGTTGCGCGTATGAGTGATGGATCGAGGCGTATTACTCATATTACTGAGTTGCTAGGACTCCAAGGCGAAGTCATCAGTATGAACGATATTTTTCTTTTCAAAAAAGATGGATTATCTGTAGCCGGCAAGGTAAAAGGTCATTTTTATTCTACTGGCATTATGCCTAGATTTTGCGAAAAACTGCGTGAAGCTGGTATGTCTTTGCCGCATGGCCTGATGGACCACATGGTGGAGATCTGA
- a CDS encoding pilus assembly protein N-terminal domain-containing protein: protein MKRYAIWFIRSLRSLPLLAILCGVDLTAYADQVDTRAASSNPSLEDSTDASYFASAIPSEKPIHLLVGRSMSVSAKHRLTRVYVTNPAVIYAFIASPKEVLLTSKQTGVSSLVVWDENGESQSFLVSSDIDVGSLRDSFKQAMPNEQIHVQAEEERITLSGTISNAAMSEAAVRLAGLYSKNVSNALLINSSLVRQVRLKVRILEVDRSKLNQFGINLFSAGGNKLIQSSTTQFPSNLTASTGGSSSSASGGSTSTVGGKSISISNPLNFLLYSSQLNIGAMVQDLESRQVLQILAEPNITTLSGQKASFLAGGEFPFPVVQGSTGGLTSISIQFRPYGVKLDFTPRVNSDGTIELWVAPEVSALDYTNAVQISGYTIPALSTRRAETQVVLRSGQSFAISGLLDRRTTDQLGKTPGAASIPVLGQLFKSKSINHSTAELLVLVTPEVIDPMSEEHMDDPKLAIPLLDPKGFDATLPVVKTAK, encoded by the coding sequence GTGAAAAGATATGCAATATGGTTCATCCGCTCACTTCGAAGTTTACCGCTGCTGGCCATTCTGTGTGGCGTTGACCTAACAGCTTATGCGGATCAGGTAGATACTCGTGCCGCTTCCAGTAACCCGTCGTTGGAAGATAGTACTGACGCAAGCTACTTCGCTAGTGCTATTCCGTCTGAAAAACCCATTCATTTGCTTGTCGGGCGATCAATGTCGGTTAGTGCAAAGCATAGGCTTACCAGGGTATATGTGACTAATCCTGCGGTGATCTACGCATTCATTGCCAGTCCCAAAGAAGTGCTGCTTACATCAAAGCAAACTGGCGTCAGCTCGCTTGTAGTTTGGGATGAAAACGGGGAGTCGCAATCATTTTTAGTTTCTTCCGATATAGACGTGGGCTCATTGCGAGATTCCTTCAAGCAGGCAATGCCAAACGAGCAAATTCATGTCCAGGCCGAGGAGGAACGCATTACACTCTCTGGAACGATTAGCAATGCGGCTATGTCGGAAGCGGCAGTGAGATTAGCTGGCCTTTACTCCAAGAATGTATCCAACGCACTACTTATTAACTCCTCTCTTGTAAGGCAGGTGAGGCTAAAGGTGCGAATTCTTGAAGTGGATCGCTCTAAGCTAAATCAATTTGGGATCAATCTTTTTAGTGCTGGTGGAAACAAGCTGATTCAGTCTTCTACGACTCAATTTCCTTCAAATTTGACGGCCTCAACAGGCGGATCTTCTTCCAGCGCCAGCGGAGGTAGCACGTCCACAGTTGGGGGAAAAAGCATTAGTATCTCAAATCCTTTGAACTTTTTGCTTTATAGCTCGCAGCTAAATATTGGCGCAATGGTGCAGGATCTGGAGTCACGCCAGGTACTGCAGATTCTGGCAGAGCCAAATATAACTACGTTAAGTGGGCAGAAGGCATCTTTTCTAGCAGGTGGCGAATTTCCTTTCCCCGTCGTACAGGGAAGCACGGGAGGACTAACATCAATCAGCATTCAATTTCGACCATATGGGGTAAAGTTAGACTTCACTCCAAGGGTCAATAGCGACGGCACAATTGAGCTATGGGTGGCGCCTGAGGTTAGTGCGCTGGATTATACCAACGCCGTCCAGATTAGCGGGTATACCATTCCGGCGCTATCGACCCGAAGGGCTGAGACTCAGGTGGTTCTCAGGAGTGGACAGAGCTTTGCTATTTCGGGGCTGCTCGATAGGCGTACAACCGATCAGCTTGGAAAGACCCCGGGCGCAGCCAGTATTCCTGTCTTGGGGCAGCTTTTCAAGTCAAAATCTATCAATCATTCGACGGCAGAGCTGCTTGTGCTGGTTACCCCCGAAGTAATTGATCCCATGTCGGAAGAACACATGGATGATCCAAAGCTTGCAATTCCATTGTTAGACCCGAAGGGCTTCGATGCGACGCTGCCTGTGGTTAAGACAGCTAAATAG
- a CDS encoding AAA family ATPase: MNYGSEVPNVVVMTVCTDVADTSALVRAVGKKPWALSLSHFDTYVSSSRRPSSASQIKAASLCLAFVDFDKSTDSAVETTQYLSQTFTGKITIIAVSGSLDPARILMAMRTGCSEFLVKPLNEAALTGLLNKIDDSWSSSIKRVVQTGSVISFFGAKGGVGATTLAVHLAAYLAQCHKKRTLLIDHHLEMGHVCIYLGVDGENCHLHEVIRNVNRLDSELLGGYVTKHRSGVEVLSSPNDANKAMVIDAQTVSRVLDFFRSEYDYVIIDADIHLDQISHAIIRSSSIAYLVGTPEISAVRDLSSHIDRLTSKENFSEKIQVVINRFNSSYAINFEQIEKMLKVPISIKISTAYLECVNSTNLGEPISPSSKSEIAGQMGKWAADVAGSAGIKTSVRVTQNLFSRWKK, translated from the coding sequence ATGAACTACGGTTCTGAAGTCCCAAATGTCGTTGTTATGACTGTCTGCACGGATGTGGCAGACACATCTGCTCTTGTTCGAGCGGTTGGGAAAAAGCCTTGGGCGCTTAGTTTGTCGCATTTCGACACCTATGTCTCTAGTAGCAGACGTCCATCCTCGGCCTCGCAGATCAAGGCGGCTAGCTTATGTCTTGCTTTTGTTGACTTTGATAAGTCCACCGATTCGGCGGTTGAGACGACGCAATATTTATCGCAAACGTTTACGGGAAAGATCACCATTATCGCTGTTTCGGGAAGTCTGGATCCTGCCAGGATCTTGATGGCAATGAGAACAGGTTGTAGCGAATTTCTAGTCAAACCGCTCAATGAAGCTGCGCTGACGGGTCTGTTAAACAAAATTGATGATTCATGGTCTAGTTCGATAAAACGAGTTGTCCAGACTGGCTCCGTCATATCTTTTTTCGGAGCCAAAGGAGGTGTCGGAGCCACTACTCTTGCTGTGCATCTTGCGGCATATCTCGCTCAGTGTCACAAAAAACGCACGCTCTTGATCGATCATCACTTGGAGATGGGGCATGTGTGTATTTACCTCGGTGTCGATGGAGAAAATTGTCATTTGCACGAGGTGATTCGAAATGTCAATCGTTTAGATAGCGAGCTTCTTGGGGGCTATGTAACGAAGCACCGTAGCGGTGTTGAGGTACTGTCTTCTCCCAATGATGCAAATAAGGCTATGGTAATAGATGCCCAGACCGTATCCAGAGTGCTGGATTTCTTTCGATCGGAGTATGACTATGTGATTATCGACGCGGATATTCATCTAGATCAAATTAGCCACGCCATTATTCGCTCGTCATCCATTGCCTATTTAGTCGGAACGCCGGAGATTAGTGCGGTCCGGGATTTGTCCAGTCATATAGACAGGCTGACGTCTAAAGAAAACTTTTCGGAAAAGATACAGGTGGTAATCAATCGTTTCAACTCTTCTTATGCAATTAATTTTGAGCAGATCGAGAAGATGCTTAAGGTTCCGATCTCTATAAAGATCTCGACTGCCTATCTGGAATGTGTCAACTCTACTAATCTTGGTGAGCCAATTTCTCCTTCGAGTAAATCCGAGATTGCTGGACAGATGGGCAAGTGGGCAGCAGATGTGGCAGGATCGGCAGGTATAAAGACAAGTGTGAGAGTCACGCAAAATCTTTTTTCTCGATGGAAAAAGTGA